In the genome of Gemmatimonadota bacterium, the window CTGAAACGGATCTTTGTTTCGGTCGTACAGCCAACCGCCTGGTTCGTCCCACTCTGTCCAATTCGGTTTTCCCCCCAAGCGTGTTTTCCCCTTGACACTATATACCCAGTCCTTTGTTATAACGGTTCGATGAATAGGACAAGGACTCGAAATTGAATTCATATTGGAAAAATGAAATAAAAATACAGAATCAGGATCAGGTCCGCCTGATTCTGCCATAATATTTCTACTGTGATTCACACCAGGACTGGCTTTTAAGTAGCCTAATGATTCCATGCTCGCTTTATCACTTTTTTCTGCCAACATTTCGTCTAATCCCGCCAAATGACAAAAGGTCGGAAAGAAATCAATGAATGAGAGGAGCTCATTCGCTTCCCTCCCAGGAGTTTTAATACTCTTATGCCAGCGCACGAGAAATGGTATCCTCGATGAAGGGTCATGCGGCCATCTCTTTTGTCCTCCTGCGACATTCTGAGCACCACCCATAGCACCATGGTCGGACGTATAGATGAGAATGGTATTATCCCGAACTCTTTCAGGCTGGTTATCAAGCCAATCCAAAACCCGCCCCAATTGCTCATCCACCGCAGTAATACTGCTGTAATAGTCATAGTTATTGACCGCATTACGGATGCGATCATATGGCATATAAACGGGGTTATCTATATAGCTCTGATAGGGTTTCAAGGCTTTTGCAGGATGATTTTCATCATGTCGATACAACTCCGGATAGTCAGAACGATGTGAAAAATCTCCCCACTCAGGCGCGCTATCTGTTCCTGTAAATGGACCATGCGGATCTTGCATGCAAAGCGTGAGAAAAAAAGGAGACGCATCAATGTCATGCCTGTCCAGTAAAGCGAGGGCTTGATCGGTTTGACCAATTATTTTATACGGATGGTTTGGGAAAGCCGGAAGAGAAAATGTATCGCATTTCGAAACGCCTGTATATGGTATATCACTCCTATCTCCTAAAATATCGCCTGGATCCAGGTCTCGAAAATCACCGCCGTTATGGCAATATATCATGCTGTCATGCCTCTCATTTGACCATATATACGATTCATCATAACCCGCATTTTGAGCATTGTTCTCTAAACCCTGATGCCATTTCCCAACATGAAAAGTTGAATATCCCGCGTTCTTAAACAAAAATCCCAAAGTCTTATTTTCATTACCCTCTTCATCTACTCGATCATTCAAATCCATGTGATTTGCAATTCCGCCCCACTGAAAGGGCCATCGACCCGTTTGATAGATCGCCCTTGCAGGCGAACAGATGGGTAGATTCGTATAACAATTTCTAAAGCTAACCCCCTCTTTCGCCATGCGCTCCATATTAGGCGTATAAATTTCAAAATGATCCTTCAAGGGATTTGTAAATGACATAGCGTCATAACGATGTGTGTCGCTTAAAATAAAAATAAAATTGGCAGGTAGTTTTTGCATCACAATTAATCCTCAACAATGGCCTTTTCAACCAGTTCTTGAAAGTAGGCTTTCCCTTTGTCGTGAGTTTGAAAGCCGGTGTGACCTCTCAATATAGTACCTGTAAAAGAAATCGCAAGCCATCAATTCAGATTTTCAATCCCAGAGAAAATGTCTTATATTTGCACAGCTCAAACGAGATGGATTCCCAAAAAAGGATCTTCATTAACATTATTTTTTCAGGAGGAAACTTTCATGAAACTCGTACTCTACAATGATTTTCAACTGGGTGTTTTGCAAGGCGATACAGTCGTCCCAGTTGGTAATTCGGTCGCAGATCTGGGGCATCACAACGCTCAAGAAATGATGCAGATGATCATTACTGATTGGGATGCCATACAATCCAGAATCGAAAGCGCCATAGAAGGTGGGAATGGTATCGCCCTCGATACAGTGACTTTGCAATCGCCCCTGCCCCGCCCCGGCCAACTCATGTGTGCAGCCGGCAATTATATCGAGCCGAGCCACCCCGAGCGTGAGCTGTTCAATGGCTTTCTAAAGGCCAACACCAGCGTAATGCCTACCGGCAGCACGGTTGAACTCCCGGACGCCGAAGCAAGTGTTTTCCATTTTGAGCCAGAGTTGGCTCTGGTGATCGGCAAGAGAGCCAGCCACCTCTCGCAAGCCGATGCGCTGGACCATGTCTTTGGTTACACACAGTTCATAGATGTTTCAGCTCGCGGATTGCCTGGAGGCTTCTTCCTGGGAAAAAGCTGGCACACATTTGCTCCCTTGGGGCCGGCTCTGGTGACTGCCGATGAGGTATCAAATCCAAATGATCTTTCAGTGAAGCTATGGGTCAACAACGCCCTCAAACACGACTTTTCTACAGGCGATATGGCCCGCCACATTCCCGAGTTGCTGGAGGAAATCACCAGCGTCATCACCCTTGAACCAGGGGATGTCGTAGCAACCGGCACCCATCACGAAGCCCTGTCACCAATTCAGGATGGGTTCGTGGTCCGGTTGGAGATCGAAGGATTCGGTTCTCACCTGGAGGTCAGTGTCCACGATTCGCTGAAGAGGCGTTGGTAAAATAGGGTCGCAGGTTCAAGTCTTGCCACCGGAACCACAAAACACAATGTTTTTAAAAAATTTAAAGGCTGCGAAATTATTTCGCAGCCTTTTTGGGATCTTAAGCTCAACAATAGATTTTTCATGTATATTCACCCGATCAATTCTTCAATCACGCTGCCACCCGTCTGCGACAGTTGCATATATCGTCCAGCGTAAAAATACGTGAGCTTATTATCATCCAACCCCAAAAGCCTCAGAATCGTCACATGGACGTCCTGGATGGGATGCACTACACCGACTGCTTTTTCGCCAATCTCATCGGTTTCCCCAATCACATGTCCCGC includes:
- a CDS encoding sulfatase-like hydrolase/transferase, with amino-acid sequence MQKLPANFIFILSDTHRYDAMSFTNPLKDHFEIYTPNMERMAKEGVSFRNCYTNLPICSPARAIYQTGRWPFQWGGIANHMDLNDRVDEEGNENKTLGFLFKNAGYSTFHVGKWHQGLENNAQNAGYDESYIWSNERHDSMIYCHNGGDFRDLDPGDILGDRSDIPYTGVSKCDTFSLPAFPNHPYKIIGQTDQALALLDRHDIDASPFFLTLCMQDPHGPFTGTDSAPEWGDFSHRSDYPELYRHDENHPAKALKPYQSYIDNPVYMPYDRIRNAVNNYDYYSSITAVDEQLGRVLDWLDNQPERVRDNTILIYTSDHGAMGGAQNVAGGQKRWPHDPSSRIPFLVRWHKSIKTPGREANELLSFIDFFPTFCHLAGLDEMLAEKSDKASMESLGYLKASPGVNHSRNIMAESGGPDPDSVFLFHFSNMNSISSPCPIHRTVITKDWVYSVKGKTRLGGKPNWTEWDEPGGWLYDRNKDPFQLDNLFFNENFEAIRTELHPLLQNWMKEAELPFRNRWFEKTTRKNIKAWSSECGILSEDEEAMRTQGQSYVMNV
- a CDS encoding fumarylacetoacetate hydrolase family protein, whose product is MSYICTAQTRWIPKKGSSLTLFFQEETFMKLVLYNDFQLGVLQGDTVVPVGNSVADLGHHNAQEMMQMIITDWDAIQSRIESAIEGGNGIALDTVTLQSPLPRPGQLMCAAGNYIEPSHPERELFNGFLKANTSVMPTGSTVELPDAEASVFHFEPELALVIGKRASHLSQADALDHVFGYTQFIDVSARGLPGGFFLGKSWHTFAPLGPALVTADEVSNPNDLSVKLWVNNALKHDFSTGDMARHIPELLEEITSVITLEPGDVVATGTHHEALSPIQDGFVVRLEIEGFGSHLEVSVHDSLKRRW